The DNA region aaaaaaggtccgaGTCTACTGTACAGAAATCCAGACATCAGTGAAATTTAGAGGTGAATTACTAGATCCACATGGGCTCACACCAGTAAGTAAATTTAACTGGTGGGGTAAGGAAAGGATTACAGCTGCCTAGTGGTAAAGCCCAATCCCATAGCTAGGTCACCACAGATGGAGCTGGGACAGGAGAACCAAACCCAAAATGAGGGCAAATGATGCTAGTGGAGGGAATTCAAAGCTCCTCACAGGCATCTTCTGCTGGTCAGTGCCAGTGGTTCTGGGAAGCTTTagttctttcatttcttcccttGTTTGAGTAGGAGACTGTCACtgaaagggagacagaaatgagTCATTAGTCCCAAAAGCACAGGCAAAACTAAGCTAGACCCTTACTGCAGGATTGGGAGCCTCACCCAAAGGATTAAGAGATCAACCCTGGCAAATAAATGCCTATTTCAAAGCCCCTTAAGCCTGCTGGGAGGAATAAGAGGAGGCATGATCAAACAGGCAGAGACCCCATGGAAAAGAAACTATCTCTGGCTTCCtctctttattttaaacttttagcTGCATGCTAATAAACTCGGCTGGCACTGCCTCGTCCAGTAACACCAGACAGATTAGGCAGAAGCCAAACTTCCTCTAGCTCTGAGAGCAGGGAATGAGGTACACTGGCATGGACTGGAAAGCTTTTGGAAAATTAGTGATAACAAGGAGAAGAGAATGTTTCCTACACTCAAGTATCTGCCTGTTTGCAGCCCTCTTTGGTCACCCTACATGCAGGATGAATCAAAGGACACTCCTCAGTTCACTACTCCTGCCTTCTCTATGCAAGGTTCTTCATGGGACACACACAGCTCCAATTCCTGAAACTCTGCTACTTGATGCAGCTGTTTGTGTGGCccctgcaaggaaggaaggcaaGTTTCACATCACAAATGGGAGCTGAAATAGAGATGGAATGAACTCCCTATGGCCAGAAATGTCCGAGGCAGCAACATGCCAGGCTCCAGACAAACATGCACACCCTCTTTCTAAGGACTCACAAAAGGATCAAAAAAAAGATCAGTGCCTTACCTTCCTCTGTGTGCCAGGAGATGCAttaaggggaaggaggggaaaagaaaaaagaaaaaaaagaatagagcaATTAGATTTAACACACTCTTAGCTTCTGCAGTAAGCAAGGCTACTCTCTACTTGGCTCTATCCTCTGGCATCAAGGTCTTCTCAGAGAAAAGATCCTTAAGTTCCTGAGAGAGCTCCAGAAAGGGAACCAGCTTCACAGGTTAGATGCATGTAAATCCACCCACAACAGCCCTCCACCCCCTTTACCTGGTAAAGCCCTCATCTTGCAGGTTCAGTACCAAGTTATCTGCTGTGAGATACACACGGTTTTGTGAGGCAGCAATCTGAAAGAGAAATCCATGACAGAGGTTGTATAAAACAGACAAGTATTAAAGAACAAGGAAGAAAGATATTAATAAAGAATCTAATTCCCCCTCGAGACACAGCTTTGCACTTTTGAACATTATGTTTGATCCTGCTTAGGACTTTGCCAGTGAAGGGAGAGTGAACAACACAAAAAAGGAACCCCCTATGAAGCAGAATTGGCCTGTCCCCAATTTAGGCTCAAGCTATGTTTAAGCACATTTAAAATGAACAGAAGTTTCTGCAGTTGAACTAATGGACTAACAATTTAGCTGTTAACACTACATTTATATTTGAATTCAGAGTACCTATGCGCTCTTGTTTGTATTTGCTTAAGATCTTAGTTATGTCAATGCAATTCCCCAAAATAGCTTTGTCATGTCCAGACTTCCCATTCCAGTGTCATCAGACTTTCTAAAAGGAATGctcattctttctctctgtcaGACAGATCTTTGCTCCCAGCCTTATCTGTTCCCCATTTGTCAGCCTGCAGGAAATCAGGAGCTTTTGGCAGCTGCAGCTGGATGTGGGTGATGGAATCTGATGTGGATCTGGCCTTGTCATGTGGAGAGCATGAACTCATAGCCTCACACCTAATTGCTGATCACAGCTAGCTAAACCTTACACTCCATTTATCTGAGCAGAGAAGAACTGAGTAGGAACAAAGGTCAGGACAGGACAGTCACATTCACCTTAAAATCATCATGTGGCCACTGGGTTGGGAGAggtggcacaaggaaatgcaggaggaagaaagaaattctGCGCCCCACTACTCACCGTTTTTGAAATGTTCTGAGCAGCTCGGATTTTACGTAGCTTGATGTAGCCTGGATTCCTGCTCAGAGCTTCACCGAGGTACAGGAAGCACAAGTTAAGAAAAAACCTGCTAGCagaagcctctgccctcaaggaaTTCTTTCTAAACCACATCATCAAATATCTTGAGAAAAATGATCTCTATTCCAGTCACTTAGACCTCTGGGTAGGGACAATTTTACTTCCCCAAACCAGGAACAACAGCGTTATTGTCACACGCAACCAATCAAAGTTAAACCTTACAACAGGGAGTGGAGGCTCATGGCCTACTCTGCTCTTACCTGTAATCTCAGACAAATACTACTTCAGCCCACTGCAGGGAAAAAATGATAGCTTTAAGTAGGTCTCTGTCATCCCATCAGTCTCCTAAATGTGAACCTAATAATGCAACAGATTCTCAGGACTGACAGACTTACAAACCACCTCCCAGAAAATCTCCCAAAAATGGATATCATCTTGGCAGCTGTAGCTTCCCCTTCAGCCTGAACAATcttctgcttctgctcctgcttggCCTTCTCCACCAGGAACTGTGCGCGCTGTGCCTCCTGTTGGGCTGCATAGGGAACGGACAAAAGCATTCAAAGCAGATCCCATCCTCCCAAACCCTCCAGAAGAATTCTACAGCTGAGGCCTGGTGGCTCATGCTTCCCAAGGAAATGATAGCATTCAGGAGCCATACCCACAACTAAGAAACGTATCTGAACATACTTTTTTCTAACCAACAATGACTGCACTCTCTAAACATAATTCCCATTGTAAGTGATAGTCCCAGTTTGGAAGAGGAACCTCTGCAGCTTTGGGAACTCAGTCCAACTGATGTTCTATTCCGTTAGCAATGACCCAACATTTTCTGATAATACTTGTGAAATAACCTGTTTAGACACATTACTAAGAAAGCCAAAATTTACAGCTTTGCAACTGTATCCATGCAATAGCAGTGACACACTAGCCCAAATTCAGCTTCCTTGCTTAATAATTCAATAGAAATGCAAAGGAAACCCACCCTTTTTAGGTGTAAATTGAACTCACCCACTTGCTTAGCctccacagctgctgtgtattCACGACTGAAGCTAAGCTCTGTAATAGCCACATCATCTAGGATGAGGCTGAAATCCTTGGCTCTCTCTGTCAGTTCTCGTCGAATGAGTAGGGACACCTGAAACACAAATATGGAGAAAAGAATACCATACAGAGGCTACTTCTCACTTCACGTGCACTACAAAACAGAAGCACAACTGCCCCTCACAGTTCATTTACATTGGGCTGGAGGGAGGCATTATCTAAAATAAACCCTGAAACATAGACATTAATATCCGTCCCTGAATTTTCACCTTCACTAATTATGCATATTCATAGTTACTTGCAAAACTTTTAGAAGTAAATATAGCTTATTTATAATTATTAACTATCACATATAATTATTTaagtaacattgcaaaaataaaAGAACTTTCTTGAAAGTCTTTTGTTTTCACAGCCTATCACATCTAGTTCCACAGTTCCCATGTGTGTTTTCGCAacaagtatttctttctccatcttgAATGTCATTGTTGTGGGTTTGACTGTCTCCTCATCCTTGTACTCAgattaagaaaataagaaatcctGCTCCCCACCACAATACGTTAGAGACACATCTCTTACCTAGTGTTGTTACTCCAATTTTTCTAATCTCTTTGTTTGAGAATAGTCTTTACATCTTTTGATTTATTCTGCTTATCTCTGAGTTGCCTTGGGTTTGCCAGTATCTTTATCAGAGAGGCTGACAAGTCCCAGACAAAAAGTTGATTTAAATGGAACTTTTTGCTACAATATTACATCCTTAACCATTTAAGCATTTGCTTTCACTTTTATTGCAACTCTTCACTGAGCAGAATTCTAAAACGGTGCCAGAATGCTTTACTGGGTGAACTGTGAGCACAGAACTATGTAAagtcacttcatttttttctgaatatcgAGGGCTTCAATATTCATCACTTTACAGTCATTAGCATTGGATGAATTTAtgacaggaaaggaaacaaaattcagattGTTCAGAAATTTCAGAGATAATCTAAGAGTCTTCACTGCTTTTGATAAATCTAAATCAACTGCAGATGTTGTTTCTTTGCTGTCACATTCTCCCTTTCCATCCATTTTCCTTACGCAAGATTCATAACAAATCTATTCAGTGCACATCATATGGCCTAGGACAGAACTGGAAGTCCCTGCTATGGATCAATTACCAGGACAAGACCTGGCCAACCAGTCCtgctctttgctttgttgtcatGGATCAGAAAGCAGTTAAGAGATGCTTCCTATTTTGTCCTCCTGATAACTTGTCCTCTTTAGCAGTAAATCTTCCCTAAAACCTTTTGAAAGGAATCTAAGTAAGATTAGCAAGTTATATCTCCTCAGTGGGGATAAATGACAGCTATTCTCAGAATCCCTGACAATCAAGTTTTCGGAACATGAACTTTCGTGTGTAGGTATTTTtcgtttgtttttaattatttctatcaTTTTGCAACCCCCCAGATTACCcctttagcttttttaaaaaacagaaacatttgctACCTTCTAGTTTTCTGGAACAGCACTGTCCATCATTGAGAGTTTATCATTTTATTAACAGCTCACACACCTCTCTTTTCAGATCCTTTAGAACTGTTTAAATTTGCTTTGACAGCTCTTCTGAGGCCCATGCAGGGTCAAGGTAATCATTTTTTAAAGCCAGTTCTGTCAATACCCGTGGACTGTAGCATAAGTCAGCTCTCCCTCCCCCATCACTACAccacagtgcttttttttccatttctatacTGAGCATCCACTTTTCTTTCCAGAATCTAATGATACAATCTTAGTGTTTGTATTTCTATTGAAATCAAACTGTAAGCAGGACACAGTTGCACATCCTTTCCATTTGAATGCTTCTGCCATCAGCCTAAAATATAGCTATCCTTTATCTGTTATAATGTTTCCCACACCCACAATTTAGATGTTCCCTTGTAATCCAAACCTAAGACTTCTCTGAAGAGTCACCTGGGCTCTCTGAGTGATGAGCTGTGAAGCATTGAACTTGGCGACCACACTCTTGAGCACTTCATTAACAATGGAAGGCAGTACTCGCTCCTCATAGTCCAGGCCCAAGCGCTGGTACATGCTGGGCAGCTCCGCAGCGTTGGGGCGCGTGAGAACACGCAGTGAGATGTTCACCATCTGCAGGTCTGAAAGGAAGAGATATGAGCAGGGCCACAACCCTGGCTGGGCTCACCCCACCGGCTCGGAGCCACCCCCAAGGCTGCCAGTGCCTTGTGCTCCAGCCGGCGAGGTGGCTCTTACCTTTGGAGCCAGTGGGAGAGGAGATTTTGCGCGGCCGGGCCCGGATGTCGTAGATGATGGGATACTGAAACCAAGGGATCCTGCGGAGGTACACAGACCCGTTatagggggcggccggggcggcgcagaCCCCGGTGGGGGGACGGGACCACTACAGGGGCCCGGCTGGGGGGCGGTCCCTACCTGAAGTGAAGCCCCTCGGCGAGGATGGTGTCCTGCTGGACGCCGCCGATACGGTTGAAGAAGATAGCCCGCTGGCCTCCTTCCACTGGGGGGAGAAGGGACAGGGGCACGGTCAGCGCGGCAGGCGccagggccggggcggggggaggggagagggactaACCGATGAAGACGGACTCGCGGACGCCGTAGGCCAGGGCGCCGGCACCCAGAAGCAGTTTGAGGGCCGTGCCGACGCCACGGggccccgccggcagccgcccCGCCAGGTCCTTCAGGTTCTGCGCCatagccgtgccgtgccgtgccgtgccgtgccgcgccgcgcgcccAGCGCGCCCAGCCGGGAAGGACACCGGAAGGTCCCGCCGCCGAGGCGTTCCGGGGGGAAACCGCGGCACTGGCAAGGCCCCTCTCAGCCCCCGTCCTGGTCAGCCGCGTTGCGTCCCGGAAGTGGGTCCAGCCGGGACGAGTTAGCAGATGCCGCGAGGCCGCGGCCAGAGAGCCATCTTGGATCGTCGCGGCGTCCAATTGGCAGCTGGGGAACAGGAGCCAACCAGCTACGGCGGAAGTGAAGTAAAGGGCGGGGCCCGTCCTACGTAGTCAGGCTCTCAGAAAATGGCCGCGCCTATACGGCCTTGCGAGGAAGCTACCGAGGACTCCGGCCTGGAGGCGAAGCGGGCCCGGGGACAGCGGCGGCTCCTGGTGGTGCTGGAGGGGGCGAGTCTGGAGACAGTGaaggtgcggggccggggccggggccggggccgcggccgcggccgcctaaCTGTGTTTGTCTTGCCCCTAGGTGGGGAAGGCGTTCGAGCTGCTCAACTGCGACAAGCATAAGGCGCTGCTGTTGCGAAGCGGCCGGGACCCCGGCGAGGTGCGGCCGGACATCACACACCAGGTACCGGCCACAGCTTGGCACCGCCAGGCCCTGTCCTGGTCCGTACCGGGCTGCTACCACGCAACCTGAGAGCCATAGGGAAACTGCCCCTGAAGTCCATGGTCAGCTTGTGCCCCTGGAACAGGAGGAAACTGGGCCTTACCCGTTGTGCTTATGTTTTAGAAGCTCTTTTTATTTGTATATCTCTATATCTTTTATATTGGTATTTGTATTTcttatatttctatttatttctctttgtatGTGGGATTGCTTCATTCCAATATTACAGCAGAACTTGTATGGCCAGATGGACCCTCTCTGCCTTAGTATCAGTCCCTTCCTCACTTATGGTGCCTAGGCCTTAACTTTTGCAAGATTCTCCTCTTTTATGCCTCTTCTATTTCCACTACTACATGTTTTTCTATTTCAGAGTCTCCTGATGCTCATGGACAGCCCACTGAATCGAGCTGGTCTCCTGCAGGTTTATATCCATACCCAGAAGAATGTTCTAATTGAAGTCAATCCCCAGACCAGGATCCCAAGAACTTTTGATCGGTTCTGTGGTCTTATGGGTAAGTGATTCAAACTGCCCACCTGCCACAAAATAAGACAGGAGGGTGGTTAGGAGTGGAAGGATTTGGGGAAGAGTCAAAAAACTGAACCAGTCTCAAAAGTCTGAAAACGAGGAAAGAATGGAAAAACGGAGTATGCATCCTGAAACTCAGAAGACATTTCCAACTATTCATTCTTTAGCAGAATGGTGAGTAACTGAATGAGGCCGTACTTGTACTAAAATAACTCAATGATCAGTGTTTCTTAGGGCTACTTTAGAAAATATTAGGAACTCTAAAGATGGGCTTCTTGTCTAGTTTAGCTCTACTCACTAGCCAGAGGATAAGATTCCTCCAGCAAAAGAACACGCTgcttaactgatttttttctctctcctgctagTTCAGTTGCTGCATAAGCTCAGTGTTCGAGCAGCTGATGGACCTCAGAAATTGTTGAAGGTAAACATTCCTTGACTGTTTATGGGTAATGTTGCAACATTCCTCTCCTGCAGCTAGGGCTATGGGAGGGATTTTGTCTGCACAGTGGACTTAGCTGAGTGGCAGATCTCTTATCTCTGCCCCCCTGTTAACTTTCTGCTCTCTGTAGGTGATTAAAAATCCAGTCAGTGATCATCTCCCTGTGGGCTGCATGAAGATAGGTACCTCTTTTGCAGTTCCCAAAGTGTCAGATCTGCGTGAACTGGTTCCTGCAGCAGAGCCAGTTGCCATTATTGTGGGAGCTTTTGCCCATGGTTCGGTAAGCGCATGTATTCCAGTCTGGTGTCGTAAGGATCTCTAGCAAAATAGATGTCAGTGTTATTCTGCACAAgtttttctgttccattttttgTTTGGCTGTTCCCCCCTCCTTTCTCCAAGGTAGGTTTATATCAAGAAACTATTCAACTCTGCAACGCTTaggccttccctccctcccaagaGAGAGCACAGGTGAGGGTTAGCAGTTGTCCTGTGCTCTACTGTGCTTGCGTTAAATCTTGGATGAAGCACAGCCATGTGGGAGAAACACTGTACCTCTTCTAGCAAGGGAATTAAAGAGGATTAAGTGAAAACTTGCAGCTtaacttctctctcttccccccaggTCAATGTTGACTATACAGAAAAGATGGTCTCTATCAGTAACTATCCTCTCTCTGCTGCCCTGACATGTGCCAAGATTACTACTGCCTTTGAGGAAGTCTGGGGAGTAGTATGAGCTTCTGCCTGTAGCCCTTGTCATGGTGGACTCCTTTATAGTGACTCCAGATTCTGGAGGGGCTTTTTTACTCAGGCATGGACCTGGTGCAACCTTGAATTGCTGGAAGGGAAAAGGCTTCAATTTCTTCTTTGTAGCTTTTGGAGCAATGAGATGCTAAAGGGACTGGCCCCTGTCTTTGTCCTCCTATTAAAGGTCACTTTTGATAAGAAAGCTTGTGTATTTTACTTTTTCATGTTTCCTAAGTGAGCAGGTCAGAGTCTCTTTATAGCAGGTGTGCAGCCCAAAGCTGTCTTAAAACTGAAGTTCTTGGCTGTACCCTGCTAGACCTGTAGCTCATGTTACTCGGTCCTTTAGAATTACCTTGCTTTGTGGTGGGAGACAATTCACAATTCCCACATGGATGCACCCAAGAGGAAAGGAGCTGAAGCAGATATGAAAAAGAACAGGAGCAATTTTTTATCTTGGATGACAAATGTAGAAAAGTCAGAAGGTGGCTCCATTCCAATATAGTGCCTGCATTGAGTGTCTTGCAATCATTTGATAGCAGCAGAGAGACAAGAGTGTTCACTGGAGGGCAGCAGAGAGATAAGGCAACATATAGAAAGTGGAGGATCTGGAAGAAGAATTCCTCCATACCCCTCCTTTTAGGTCTCTGATCCtgtgctttctctttccccctcctcatgTTGAAAGAAGTCATACTTCAACACAGCAAACTTGGCAGGTGATGCTTTTGCTTCCGGAGTGTTAAATTGACTCCTACAAATGCACACATGGTacaatctgaaaaagaaaagaagattttaGGGTGTTTTCGTCTGTTTCTCTTTCACTTTAAAAAGTAACACTGCTGTTCCACCTCCCCTCCTAGTTTAAGTTTAGGATTCTCTCTATGTTCCTGAACACAGTACAGCCTTACCTTTTGGCTGCTATTCTGccttttttagcttttcttttcgTGGCACAATTATTCTACGAATATAAGGCAACACCAATAATAAAGAGAAGAACACCACATGGCCGAGGAAATAAATAGACCTGTACACCTGTAAAGAGAAAGGCATGGTTAAAGATCAGCAAGCAGCTTTGGGCCAAGTATGCATGAGAAGACAGGCAGAGAAAAAGGCTGCATGGTTTATCCTTTCGAGGCTACTAAATACCTTCATCCATTTGTCCCAGGTGAAAAGGCAAAATGGCACCAAAGAGTAACCCATAAACATCCAGTGGTTAGCCTGCTGCAACACATAGAAGATAGGCCGCAAGACAGTGATGGAGGCCAAAGTGCTCAGGGTAGGGCTGTCCCGAACAAGGTTTATGACctagtttaaagaaaaaacaaagaattctCCTCAGTTGGATGGCCTGTGGATGTATATGCAGGTTTTGCAACCAAAGTATGTATCCAATTGTGTCAAATCAATATCAATAACCAGTGAGTCAAAAAAAGTAATTAAGTATCCCATCCTGCTCAAAGTTTCAATCCAAAACcaatgagattaaatatggaatgTTGTTCTTTCGTACTGAGATTTAACAGAAGCATTCAGCTCATGTGCTTGTCTTTCAACTTCTCAGGTGCCAAGCTCTTCAGTTGCCCTCTAGTCATGTGCCAAGTTCTCTAGTTTCCTTCCTGTCAGCTTCTGCAGTAAATTTATGGCTTGCCCTTGCAGAAGCCAGCAACTTACTGAACTTTTGAGACCAGATCAGTAGTGTTTGAACACCAGTTTCAAAGTGAGCAGGTATATTTCATATTTAATCCATGTGAAGCCTTCAGTGTGGCAGTTTCCAGACTCCAGGGGACATGCCACCCCATTCCAATAATTCAAAGCGCACCTGTCTTTCAATGATGACTATAAGCAACTCCATCTGAAAGCACACCAGGTAGCCAGAGTGCAGCCCGTGCCAAATGGCCAGGAAGAACAGAGCCAGTGCCTGTGACAGCAGTTTGTTACCCAGGAACTTCAGGCGCTTGAAGATGTAGCTagagcagagaagaaacaaaCTCAATGTCCTTCTAGTTCGCTGGCTGTCCTCCCCTCTCCATGTTGGAGATGTAGGGCCCAGGAGACCATACACCCTTGCATATCCCTGTGGTGACAGGAGCAGGGAACAAAGCTCCTCTTACCAGGGAAAAATGTACCTCAGCCTTTGTCTTAAAGAAGTCCCAGCTAATAGGGAGAGATGGTTGTCTGACAACGCACAGAAAGGAAGATATTTTACAGTTCAGGTGTGTATCCCAGCAAAGGCTGAACTAAAACCCAGTCAAGTCATTGCATAGTCATGAATCAAAAGGCACAATGTAGGAACCAGCTTTTAGAAGAGTCTGTGTCTGTTCAACTAAGCAGGCCACAAGGCTCACTATAGTTCCATTCTAACCTCTGCCCCCACTAGCCCCCCCTGCTTTTACCATCTTCAACTTTTTGCCTGCATTAAAGAACTGACATTTTAGATTGTATCAAAAGGTCTATCCAACTTGGTAACCTTCTTCAACAGGGACAGCAGCCAGGAGCAAAATGTAAGGAAGAGTCTAAGAACTGAAAACTGACAGATTCTTCCTCTAGTATTCCCTCTCAGCCTAGTATCTTGTTCTACCTGAAACAGAAGTTACTGGCATGTTACAGAAGTGGAAAAGTTTGTTCTGCTCACCGGGCCACCCAAGCATTGGTGTTGATGTTAAAAGAGGCGATGGTCCCTGTGAACAAAGGTGTTGTCTCATACAGCCAGACCTTCATGTTGGCACAGGCATCCCACATAGGCTTTCCACTCTGATCCTTCCCATTGTACCCCAGACCAACAaggatgcagacaccttcctagGGAAAAAGAtatagagaagaagaaaagataagaAGAAAACATCACCCTTTTTTGGGAAGACTGAATTGGGGAAGCTTGGGCTCTGCTCAGTGGAGAGTGCTTACCATTGCAGATGGAAGAAATGGATTAAAAGCTgcctcctttttatttatttaattagcCTTTGCTAATTTATAGCAGGCTAAATTGATCTGCATTTATCTACAGATAttcgaattattttcatttagtgTCAAGTCCAAGAGCATACTAAATACCTGCAAAGGTGCTACCTTTgttcttttgtcttttatttctgaaaggaCTTCTAGACTCACCGTAACAAGCCAGCAGGTTACATATTTGTAGAGTATAACTTTGCCCCAGATCAATATGTAAAAACAACGGAACCAGAAAGGCTTCTCCTGCAGAGATAGagtgaaacagaataaaaagattGCCAACTAATTCTCAGGGTTGGTTTCCCTCAAGGCTAACGTTTCTTAGATCATGCAGGGCAGCTAATACAGCAATCTAGGTAGGAAGACTCACTTTCAGCACTTCAGGAGAAGACAATAATTTAGGTGCCTTGAGCAGCACTGAGTTGACTAGCAATAATGAGACAGAGTAGATGAGATCTTACCAGTGTCTTTCATTTTAATCTGATCTATGTATTGAGACTGCTATATGGATCAGATTGCCAAGCTACTGGTTTATGTTTTCATACATTTAGAAGATTCATACATCATTTTACCTCCTTTAGTAATATTTGGCTGCAATGAAATAGCTACTTTGGGAAGACTTTGGGATTAGCATAATCATTTCTGGAATTTATGCTCTCATTTGTTTGTAGACACAGAAACACTGATAATCTGCAAGTAAAAATTACTTGTTAGAGTTTTCTAAGAACCACAAGGATTCTGGTTAATTTCTAATTCAAATGAGTCAATCTGCAGAGTCAGTTGCTGCATCCCTCTCCCCAAAATAACATTGTTGAGGAAATCAAGAGATCAAGTTGTTCTTTTAAAGCTGGCTTGTACTCAAGGATAGCTCAGCTTGTAAAGTCTGCAAGATGAACCTTtactttcagattttaaaaagccTTGCAAGTTACTGTCGTAAAGTTCTTTGCATGTAATGGTTAGAGGGATGGTCTTTTAAAGGTCACAAAATATGTATGTTAGGATTCCAAGAACAACAGTAACATCTAAGATTAATTCTTTATTTGTGGAATCCACAGACAGCAAAGCAAAATTAGTTGTGGGAAGACTTAGTAGTAgttgctgaatttttttcttctttttagattGAGGCAAACCTAAAAAACTGAGTTTTATTCTTCCACTCTTGTAGATCCAGTGACCTTCAGAGAAGTGTAATACTTCCATAGCCCAAACTGCCACATTAATACATACCATGTAATCATCTGAGATGAGGTATTCATCAGAGATGTATGGGCTTGACAAGGTATAGGTTACTAGAAATAACAGGCCCAAACTCAGGCGCTTGAGAGCAGGTAcaaagctgagaaagaaaaaatggagGTCAAAGAAAAACACTGGAAAGAGACTTTCAAACTCataattaagaaaacagaagtagAGATGAGGGGTTAGGGGAGATAGTGATAGGGAGTCAGCACATCCCCTGCAGCAGATGCCTCCATTTGGAATGTTAGCATTACCAGGTTGGTACTGGGTCCGTACTGAAGGTGCCAAATGGCTGTTGACATTCATGCCCTGGAACAACGCTAGGACATTATGCAGAGAGTTTACGAGCAACTTTTGAAAAACTGCTTTCTCTTCTAAAGCACTTCTGGTCACAGTACTTCAGTGTCCAAGTAAGAAGGCACTGTACTGCAGGGAACGTGTGGATGATTCAGTGAGAGGTATTCTGGGATCTTAGGAAGGTAAGGAGCTAAGTGTCTCTCATTACCTATTGGGTTTCTGGCCTGGAACGTCAGTCATCTCACCCCTTGCCAGTTTCTGATAGTCTGTCATGGAGAACTGAGGCCCCACCATGAAGGCACCATAGAAATAGGAGAATCCTGAGACCTCCAGCAAGGTAGGAACTCCCCGGACAGCAAATCGCGACTGCTCAGGGGTCAGGAACTCCTGTACCAAAGGGAGTGGCATTAACATCATCCCAGGGATCTCATACTAGCTCTGGATGTTATATTCTCAACCTACCTCCTTTATGGTCTACGTTCT from Apteryx mantelli isolate bAptMan1 chromosome 1, bAptMan1.hap1, whole genome shotgun sequence includes:
- the PHB2 gene encoding prohibitin-2; protein product: MAQNLKDLAGRLPAGPRGVGTALKLLLGAGALAYGVRESVFIVEGGQRAIFFNRIGGVQQDTILAEGLHFRIPWFQYPIIYDIRARPRKISSPTGSKDLQMVNISLRVLTRPNAAELPSMYQRLGLDYEERVLPSIVNEVLKSVVAKFNASQLITQRAQVSLLIRRELTERAKDFSLILDDVAITELSFSREYTAAVEAKQVAQQEAQRAQFLVEKAKQEQKQKIVQAEGEATAAKMLGEALSRNPGYIKLRKIRAAQNISKTIAASQNRVYLTADNLVLNLQDEGFTRGR
- the EMG1 gene encoding ribosomal RNA small subunit methyltransferase NEP1, with the protein product MAAPIRPCEEATEDSGLEAKRARGQRRLLVVLEGASLETVKVGKAFELLNCDKHKALLLRSGRDPGEVRPDITHQSLLMLMDSPLNRAGLLQVYIHTQKNVLIEVNPQTRIPRTFDRFCGLMVQLLHKLSVRAADGPQKLLKVIKNPVSDHLPVGCMKIGTSFAVPKVSDLRELVPAAEPVAIIVGAFAHGSVNVDYTEKMVSISNYPLSAALTCAKITTAFEEVWGVV
- the LPCAT3 gene encoding LOW QUALITY PROTEIN: lysophospholipid acyltransferase 5 (The sequence of the model RefSeq protein was modified relative to this genomic sequence to represent the inferred CDS: deleted 1 base in 1 codon) — protein: MGAQGDESGAGAAGLVPLPGSRSSRPAGRPVEKMAVAGSGWGLAQVAEALGSSEQALRLIMSILMGYPFALFQRYFLFQKETYLIHLYNVLTGLSIAYFNFGMQFFHSLLCVLVQFLILRLMGHTITAVFTSFFFQMTYLMAGYYFTATEHYDIKWTMPHCVLTLKLIGLAIDYYDGGKDSEFLTPEQSRFAVRGVPTLLEVSGFSYFYGAFMVGPQFSMTDYQKLARGEMTDVPGQKPNSFVPALKRLSLGLLFLVTYTLSSPYISDEYLISDDYMEKPFWFRCFYILIWGKVILYKYVTCWLVTEGVCILVGLGYNGKDQSGKPMWDACANMKVWLYETTPLFTGTIASFNINTNAWVARYIFKRLKFLGNKLLSQALALFFLAIWHGLHSGYLVCFQMELLIVIIERQVINLVRDSPTLSTLASITVLRPIFYVLQQANHWMFMGYSLVPFCLFTWDKWMKVYRSIYFLGHVVFFSLLLVLPYIRRIIVPRKEKLKKAE